Proteins encoded in a region of the Flavobacteriales bacterium genome:
- the hppD gene encoding 4-hydroxyphenylpyruvate dioxygenase gives MAAEIKNLKNIQNVTYGLEKLFDEAEDFLPLLGTDYIELYVGNAKQSAHFYKTAFGFQSEAFAGLETGLTDRVSYVLKQDKIRLVLTTPLDEGGVINEHINKHGDGVKVVALWVEDATKAFEETTKRGAKPYLEPTREEDENGWVVRSGIHTYGETVHIFVERKNYNGIFLPGYQKWESHYNPEPVGLRYVDHMVGNVDWNEMMTWCNFYKEVMGFAQIVSFTDDDISTDYTALMSKVMSNGNGRIKFPINEPAEGKKKSQIEEYIDFYNGAGVQHIAVATNDIVATVSAMRDRGVEFLYVPDTYYDDLLERVGDIDEDVEVLKKHGILIDRDDEGYLLQLFTKPVVDRPTMFFEIIQRKGAQSFGVGNFKALFEAIEREQANRGTL, from the coding sequence ATGGCAGCAGAAATAAAAAACTTAAAAAACATACAGAACGTAACTTACGGTTTAGAAAAATTATTCGATGAAGCAGAAGACTTTTTACCGTTATTAGGAACAGATTATATTGAATTATATGTCGGGAATGCAAAGCAGTCGGCGCATTTTTATAAAACAGCATTTGGATTTCAATCTGAGGCATTTGCAGGTTTAGAAACAGGTTTAACTGATAGAGTCTCTTATGTTTTAAAGCAAGATAAGATCCGTTTAGTGTTAACAACTCCATTAGATGAGGGAGGTGTGATTAATGAACACATCAATAAACATGGTGATGGAGTTAAAGTTGTAGCACTTTGGGTAGAAGATGCTACTAAGGCGTTTGAAGAAACAACTAAAAGAGGAGCTAAGCCATATCTAGAACCAACCAGAGAAGAAGATGAAAATGGTTGGGTAGTACGTTCGGGAATCCATACTTACGGAGAAACAGTTCATATTTTTGTAGAGCGTAAGAATTACAATGGTATATTCTTACCAGGATATCAAAAATGGGAATCGCATTACAATCCAGAGCCTGTAGGGTTGAGATATGTTGATCATATGGTAGGAAATGTAGACTGGAATGAGATGATGACATGGTGCAACTTCTACAAAGAAGTAATGGGGTTTGCACAAATCGTGTCTTTTACTGATGATGATATCTCAACTGATTATACTGCGCTAATGAGTAAGGTAATGAGTAATGGTAATGGACGAATTAAGTTTCCAATTAATGAACCAGCAGAAGGGAAAAAGAAATCACAAATAGAAGAATATATTGATTTTTATAATGGAGCTGGTGTACAACACATTGCAGTAGCAACAAATGATATTGTAGCAACTGTATCTGCAATGCGTGACAGAGGTGTAGAATTTTTATATGTTCCAGATACTTATTACGATGATTTATTGGAGCGTGTAGGTGACATTGATGAAGATGTAGAAGTCTTAAAAAAGCATGGGATATTGATTGATAGAGATGATGAAGGATATCTGTTGCAGTTGTTTACCAAACCAGTTGTAGATCGTCCAACAATGTTTTTTGAAATTATACAACGTAAAGGAGCACAGTCATTTGGAGTAGGTAACTTCAAGGCTTTGTTTGAAGCTATTGAAAGAGAGCAAGCGAATAGAGGAACGTTGTAA
- a CDS encoding four helix bundle protein, protein MKFTDNPKYRDNIILKLTFEFAVDIVLYSEKLEYLNKSVIAKQILRSGTSIGANVKESQNAESKKDFIHKIKVALKEADELEYWLYLCNEIETYPDTTFLIEKLISIIKILNSIISSSKNKK, encoded by the coding sequence ATGAAATTCACTGATAATCCTAAGTATAGAGATAATATTATTCTTAAACTTACTTTTGAGTTTGCAGTAGACATTGTGTTGTATTCAGAAAAACTTGAATATTTAAATAAGTCTGTAATAGCGAAACAAATTTTACGTAGTGGAACATCAATAGGAGCTAATGTTAAAGAATCTCAAAATGCCGAAAGTAAAAAAGATTTTATACATAAAATTAAAGTAGCACTAAAAGAGGCTGATGAACTTGAATATTGGTTGTATCTCTGTAATGAAATTGAAACTTATCCTGATACTACCTTTTTGATTGAAAAACTAATTTCAATTATTAAAATATTAAATAGCATAATCAGTTCATCAAAAAATAAGAAATAG
- a CDS encoding homogentisate 1,2-dioxygenase: MPRYHSLGKIPPKRHITFEKEDGSLYQEELFGTEGFSGMSSLLYHIHPPTVVTEVKKVKDVSPKIAIEKNMKALSLQGFSLPQEADYIESRKTLFVNNDLHIGIAAPKEFSDGYFYKNGDADEMLFVHKGSGTFKSSYGNIPFEYGDYIIIPRGTIYQLEFDGEDNRLLYIESFSPIYSPKRYRNEFGQFLEHSPFCERDYKLPQNLETHDEKGEFKVKIKKQGVLWEYTYGNHPFDVVGWDGFNYPYAFSIHDFEPITGRIHQPPPVHQQWEARGFVVCSFVPRLYDYHPKAIPAPYHHSNIDSEEILYYVDGDFMSRNNIGKGQFTLHPGGIPHGPHPGAIERSIGKVKTEELAVMIDPFAPVMITEEALKLETEDYYKSWMVDD; encoded by the coding sequence ATGCCACGTTATCATTCGTTAGGTAAAATTCCACCTAAAAGACACATAACTTTCGAAAAAGAAGATGGAAGTTTGTATCAAGAGGAATTATTTGGTACTGAAGGGTTTTCAGGAATGTCTTCTCTACTGTATCATATCCACCCACCAACAGTAGTTACTGAGGTGAAAAAGGTAAAAGATGTATCGCCTAAAATTGCGATAGAAAAAAATATGAAAGCTTTAAGTTTGCAAGGTTTTTCTTTGCCACAAGAAGCTGATTATATAGAGAGTCGTAAGACCTTATTTGTCAATAATGATTTACACATTGGAATTGCAGCTCCAAAAGAGTTTTCTGATGGATATTTTTATAAGAATGGGGATGCTGATGAAATGTTATTTGTGCATAAAGGCTCAGGAACATTCAAATCATCTTATGGAAATATACCATTTGAATATGGGGATTATATTATCATTCCAAGGGGGACAATCTATCAACTAGAATTTGATGGTGAGGATAACCGTTTATTATACATCGAGTCATTTAGCCCAATATATTCGCCAAAGCGTTATCGAAATGAATTTGGACAATTCTTGGAGCATTCGCCATTTTGTGAACGTGACTATAAATTGCCACAAAATTTAGAAACACATGATGAAAAAGGTGAGTTTAAGGTAAAGATCAAAAAACAAGGTGTTCTTTGGGAATATACTTATGGGAATCACCCATTTGATGTAGTTGGATGGGATGGATTTAATTATCCTTACGCATTTTCAATCCATGACTTTGAGCCAATTACAGGAAGAATACATCAACCACCACCTGTTCACCAACAGTGGGAAGCAAGAGGTTTTGTGGTGTGTTCATTCGTTCCTAGGTTGTACGATTATCATCCAAAAGCTATTCCAGCTCCTTATCACCATAGTAATATTGATTCTGAAGAAATCTTATATTATGTAGACGGAGATTTTATGAGCAGAAATAATATAGGGAAAGGACAATTTACATTACATCCGGGAGGAATACCTCACGGTCCACATCCAGGAGCAATTGAACGCTCAATTGGAAAAGTAAAAACTGAAGAACTAGCAGTAATGATAGATCCATTCGCACCAGTTATGATCACTGAAGAAGCTTTAAAACTAGAAACAGAAGATTACTACAAGAGTTGGATGGTTGATGATTGA
- a CDS encoding PhnA domain-containing protein has translation MSLEKKLQKRSGNKCELSGSEENLAVYSVQPKPEGTEKDTVYISQTCIDQIEKKTAMDPNHWRCLNDSMWSEVDAVKVLAWRMLTRLKAEGWPQDLLDMFYIEEDVLEWAKATGEHLSDEDKVIHKDVNGVVLSAGDSVVLIKDLKVKGGGFTAKRGTAVRRIALDRDNSKYIEGKVDGQTVVIITDYVKKM, from the coding sequence ATGAGTTTAGAAAAAAAATTACAAAAAAGAAGTGGGAATAAATGTGAATTGTCTGGGAGTGAAGAAAATTTAGCCGTTTACAGTGTGCAACCAAAGCCAGAAGGTACTGAAAAAGATACTGTCTATATCAGTCAAACATGTATTGATCAAATAGAAAAGAAAACAGCAATGGATCCGAACCATTGGAGGTGTTTGAACGATTCGATGTGGAGTGAGGTGGATGCAGTAAAAGTTTTGGCATGGAGAATGTTAACAAGATTAAAAGCTGAAGGGTGGCCGCAAGACTTGTTGGATATGTTCTATATTGAAGAAGATGTTTTAGAATGGGCAAAAGCTACAGGAGAGCATCTGTCAGATGAAGATAAGGTTATTCATAAAGACGTCAATGGAGTCGTCTTAAGTGCAGGAGATTCAGTGGTGTTAATCAAAGACCTCAAAGTAAAAGGAGGAGGGTTTACAGCAAAAAGAGGAACAGCTGTAAGGAGAATAGCTTTAGATAGAGATAATTCAAAATATATTGAAGGAAAAGTAGATGGACAAACTGTGGTCATCATAACAGATTATGTCAAAAAAATGTAA
- a CDS encoding S46 family peptidase, which yields MKKNFLLVLAFVFGTGIYSVRADEGMWLPLLIKRLNGVDIKKHGLKLTPEEIYSVNNSSLKDAIVALGGGFCTGEIISKEGLMLTNHHCGFDAIQQNSTTEHDYLRDGFWAMNKGEEIPIPDLSVWFLDRMDDVTARVLEGVTDEMTNQERAILVDKNIKAIQAEESKKGNQKIQIKDFYNGNEYYMFKYNIFEDVRLVGAPPASVGKFGGDTDNWMWPRHTGDFSMFRVYANKDNAPSAYAKDNKPYEPKHHLPVSLDGVGEGDFAMILGYPGSTDRYLTSYGVKEAVDIEQPARVKVRRMKLDIMEEGMNSSQKIRIQYASKHAHVSNYWKYFLGQSQQLVKNNVHDKKLALENEFKAWAAKDEANQKKYGKALDLIEAFYKEGQEYVLPQVYFGEAIMQGPEVLSFAFGNLNSRSKLHQALSEENKEAAAEAKQEILAKSEAYFKDYNAEIDEKLLAAMLRVYFEDIDKKFHPAALVKLADEYNNNFKKLAKDYFASSPFTSKQKLENWLEGVSIKTIEADKAYWLTSSFVEMYYETIAMPQQTLVEKIDEGKRLFIDGVRKMNPEKAYAPDANSTMRVTYGNVLSYEPKDGVKYELYTTLKGVMEKDAHTTNKDHEFYVPQKLVDLYNAKDYGQYAENGELHVAFLSNNDITGGNSGSPVINAKGELIGTAFDGNWEAMSGDIYFEPNIQRTISCDIRYVLFIIDKYAGAKHLVDEMTLVKTKEKKVLKNRKKQLKLLKKNGLY from the coding sequence ATGAAAAAGAATTTTTTATTAGTATTAGCATTTGTTTTTGGTACTGGAATTTATTCAGTTCGAGCAGATGAAGGAATGTGGTTACCACTTTTGATCAAAAGGTTAAATGGGGTAGACATTAAAAAACATGGATTAAAATTAACACCAGAAGAAATTTATTCGGTCAATAATTCCAGCTTAAAAGATGCTATTGTAGCATTAGGTGGAGGATTTTGTACGGGAGAAATTATCTCAAAAGAAGGGTTAATGTTAACCAACCATCACTGTGGTTTCGATGCTATTCAACAAAATAGTACTACAGAGCACGATTATTTAAGAGATGGTTTCTGGGCAATGAATAAAGGTGAAGAGATTCCAATTCCAGATTTATCAGTATGGTTTTTAGATCGTATGGATGATGTTACAGCTCGAGTATTAGAAGGTGTAACTGATGAAATGACCAATCAGGAGAGAGCGATTCTAGTTGATAAGAATATCAAAGCAATACAAGCAGAAGAAAGTAAAAAAGGAAATCAAAAAATTCAGATTAAAGATTTTTACAACGGGAATGAGTACTATATGTTTAAGTATAATATTTTCGAAGATGTACGTTTAGTTGGTGCGCCACCAGCATCTGTTGGTAAATTTGGAGGTGATACTGATAATTGGATGTGGCCTAGACATACAGGAGATTTCTCTATGTTTAGAGTTTATGCCAATAAAGATAATGCTCCATCAGCTTATGCTAAAGACAACAAACCTTATGAGCCTAAACATCATTTACCAGTGTCATTGGATGGTGTTGGAGAAGGAGATTTTGCCATGATTTTGGGGTATCCTGGAAGTACTGATCGCTATTTAACTTCCTATGGGGTAAAAGAGGCTGTTGATATTGAGCAACCTGCTAGAGTGAAAGTTAGAAGAATGAAATTAGACATCATGGAAGAAGGAATGAATTCATCTCAAAAGATTAGAATTCAGTATGCTTCTAAACATGCGCATGTAAGTAATTATTGGAAGTATTTCTTGGGACAATCTCAACAATTAGTTAAAAACAATGTACACGATAAAAAACTGGCTTTAGAAAATGAATTTAAAGCTTGGGCAGCAAAAGATGAAGCCAATCAAAAGAAATATGGAAAGGCACTTGATTTAATTGAAGCGTTTTATAAAGAAGGACAAGAATATGTATTACCGCAAGTTTACTTTGGAGAAGCAATTATGCAGGGACCTGAAGTGTTAAGTTTTGCCTTTGGAAATTTAAATTCACGTTCTAAATTACATCAAGCACTTTCAGAAGAAAATAAAGAAGCAGCAGCTGAAGCTAAACAAGAAATTTTAGCAAAGTCAGAAGCTTATTTTAAAGATTACAATGCTGAAATTGATGAAAAACTATTAGCAGCAATGTTAAGAGTTTATTTTGAAGATATTGATAAGAAATTTCACCCAGCTGCTTTAGTTAAATTAGCTGATGAGTATAATAATAACTTTAAAAAGTTAGCGAAAGATTATTTTGCAAGCTCACCATTTACTTCAAAACAAAAATTAGAAAATTGGTTAGAAGGGGTATCAATTAAAACAATAGAAGCTGATAAAGCATATTGGTTGACTTCAAGCTTTGTTGAAATGTATTATGAAACCATTGCAATGCCACAACAAACATTAGTTGAAAAAATTGATGAGGGAAAACGTTTGTTTATTGATGGGGTAAGAAAAATGAACCCAGAAAAAGCGTATGCTCCTGATGCTAATTCAACAATGCGTGTTACTTATGGAAATGTATTGTCTTATGAACCAAAAGACGGGGTAAAATATGAGTTGTACACAACTTTAAAAGGGGTAATGGAAAAAGATGCCCACACTACAAATAAAGATCACGAATTCTACGTTCCTCAAAAATTGGTTGATTTGTATAATGCTAAAGATTATGGTCAGTATGCAGAAAATGGAGAATTACATGTCGCATTTTTGTCGAATAATGACATTACAGGAGGTAACTCAGGTAGTCCAGTAATTAACGCTAAAGGTGAATTGATAGGAACAGCTTTCGATGGAAACTGGGAAGCTATGAGTGGAGATATCTACTTTGAACCTAATATTCAAAGAACCATTTCTTGTGATATTCGTTATGTATTGTTTATTATAGATAAATACGCTGGAGCGAAGCATTTGGTTGATGAAATGACTTTAGTAAAAACGAAAGAAAAGAAAGTATTAAAGAATCGTAAGAAGCAATTAAAACTGCTAAAGAAAAACGGTTTATATTAA
- a CDS encoding S8 family peptidase, with protein sequence MKNFVLLLIAIGSSFLALGQLNLSAETTYNLEELSNFYKENTPTEQNIKKHFAKLPIYKVNGEYCLSTVAKVNVGFKEEDLNKNAFLGSRIGDVVTIKIPLTNIERYTTYKNVLFLSIADRIQPLNKKMTADLRVDSVWQGINMPQGYTGKNVLIGITDWGFDYDHPMFMDTTLTTSRVRAAWDHFKIEGNQPAMGYGVEYVTPAALDAANSDTASYYYDYATHGSHVAGIAGGSGAGIGYRGVAFEAEYLFNSVQLDVGSVIDAFNWMKNIADQDSKRLVINMSWGLYYLGTMDGTSLISQAINTLSSQGVVFVTSAGNNGDVDLHIKKEFNNDTITSRISFYGYNAHPAMWGQSISMWGEQNHEFNVKLEVYDGTNTLIGATDVYNTQLNAGYHDSIIVIGNDTIFYNYTIDHIHPQNQRPHVRLRVKNTNSNYKVVLNSFAATGTVHYWNVVELTTGVGNWGMPFYTFGQNGVGGDAHYSLGEPACTESAITVAAHRSENVTGSGSIYPGVLATFSSEGPTYDERIKPDVSAPGVGVVSSINSYTTRAFSSVANTSFNGRTYHFAAFSGTSMSSPATAGVVALMLEANPLIAPADVRNMLRLTARQDNRTGVITAPGSTEWGMGKVTATAALQMALSTVAIEENNIKNSLMVYPNPVQSELTLKLEHPLEKTVIYTIYSIDGKLITSGELNDTQVITVNEWKAGVYFVQIKTQQKIATVKFIKE encoded by the coding sequence ATGAAAAACTTTGTCTTGTTACTCATAGCTATTGGAAGCTCTTTTCTTGCATTAGGGCAACTGAATTTAAGTGCCGAAACAACTTATAATTTAGAGGAGCTATCCAATTTTTATAAAGAAAATACTCCAACTGAGCAAAATATAAAAAAGCATTTTGCAAAACTACCTATTTATAAAGTTAACGGAGAATATTGTCTATCAACTGTTGCTAAGGTTAATGTTGGTTTTAAAGAAGAAGATTTAAATAAAAACGCTTTTTTGGGCAGTAGAATAGGTGATGTGGTAACCATCAAAATTCCCTTGACTAATATTGAGCGTTATACTACCTATAAGAATGTATTATTTTTGTCCATAGCAGATCGTATTCAGCCTTTGAATAAAAAAATGACAGCAGATTTACGAGTAGATAGTGTCTGGCAGGGAATAAATATGCCTCAAGGGTATACAGGTAAAAATGTATTGATAGGAATTACAGATTGGGGATTTGACTATGATCATCCCATGTTTATGGATACTACTTTGACAACTTCTAGAGTAAGAGCTGCCTGGGATCACTTTAAAATTGAAGGAAATCAACCAGCTATGGGATATGGAGTTGAGTATGTGACACCAGCAGCATTAGATGCAGCAAATTCTGATACAGCAAGTTATTACTATGATTATGCTACGCATGGAAGTCATGTTGCTGGAATTGCCGGAGGAAGTGGAGCTGGTATAGGGTATAGAGGAGTAGCATTTGAAGCAGAATACCTTTTTAATTCTGTACAATTAGATGTCGGGTCAGTTATTGATGCGTTTAATTGGATGAAAAATATTGCAGATCAGGATAGTAAAAGACTGGTCATTAATATGAGTTGGGGACTCTATTATTTAGGGACTATGGATGGGACTTCTCTAATTAGTCAAGCGATCAATACGTTAAGTAGTCAAGGGGTTGTCTTTGTAACTTCTGCGGGGAATAATGGAGATGTTGATTTACACATAAAAAAAGAATTTAATAACGATACTATAACATCAAGAATTAGTTTTTATGGGTATAATGCCCATCCAGCAATGTGGGGGCAAAGTATCTCAATGTGGGGAGAACAGAATCATGAATTTAATGTAAAATTGGAGGTGTATGATGGAACGAATACATTGATTGGTGCTACTGATGTCTACAACACTCAGTTAAACGCTGGGTATCATGACTCTATCATAGTGATAGGGAATGATACAATATTTTATAACTATACTATTGATCACATACATCCACAAAATCAAAGGCCTCACGTTCGATTACGTGTAAAAAATACCAATTCTAATTATAAAGTAGTGTTGAACTCTTTTGCAGCAACAGGAACGGTGCATTACTGGAATGTTGTAGAATTAACAACCGGAGTTGGGAATTGGGGAATGCCATTTTATACATTCGGACAAAATGGAGTAGGAGGAGATGCTCATTATAGTTTGGGAGAACCAGCTTGTACAGAGAGTGCTATAACTGTGGCGGCACATCGTTCAGAAAATGTTACAGGGTCAGGTTCCATTTATCCAGGTGTTTTAGCTACATTTTCAAGTGAGGGTCCTACCTATGATGAACGAATTAAACCAGATGTTTCTGCACCAGGAGTAGGAGTAGTTTCCTCTATCAATTCTTATACAACAAGAGCGTTCTCTTCAGTAGCAAATACCAGTTTTAATGGAAGAACGTATCACTTTGCCGCATTTTCTGGAACATCCATGTCTTCACCAGCAACTGCTGGAGTTGTGGCGTTAATGCTAGAAGCAAACCCTTTAATTGCTCCTGCAGATGTTAGAAATATGTTGAGGTTAACAGCCAGACAAGATAACAGAACAGGAGTGATCACAGCTCCTGGAAGTACCGAGTGGGGAATGGGGAAAGTAACCGCTACAGCAGCACTTCAGATGGCATTAAGTACGGTTGCAATTGAAGAGAATAATATTAAGAACTCACTGATGGTGTATCCTAATCCTGTTCAAAGTGAGTTGACATTAAAGCTTGAACACCCATTAGAAAAAACAGTTATTTATACAATCTATTCAATCGATGGAAAATTAATAACCTCAGGTGAACTTAATGATACTCAGGTAATAACTGTTAATGAATGGAAAGCAGGAGTTTATTTTGTTCAAATAAAAACCCAACAAAAAATAGCAACTGTTAAGTTTATTAAGGAGTAG
- a CDS encoding carboxypeptidase-like regulatory domain-containing protein, whose protein sequence is MKRLLLYTLLFAHSFILAQDYGFVVRGKIIDNNLMPIPDVKINTSSNQTTIRSNEKGEFKLKINYPNDRYIVFNHVGYINDTLFFSARKAKKYAKKGEVKLSIKLSELVFKEVIVTATRVDTVYGNPLFSIQDYMLLEDDQLLLLTYSKSLKKDGKLILTDAQQQIITEYTIPDQPRYLYKDYAGTYFLVCTAHVYHIRIHRQQIKLTPILKEDFYGFYQRIIDTIQDDFYYSNFSENYPAVDFLVTNRTDSAHHKLCSVQDDFMMELYRAQYKYVSGREKLWAYRKEQETGIDKEIWIGAASFTQDFLYKPVYAPLFIREDTVLIFDQYKNYIFKFDSDHDLVDSIPFQLKIKGSKEKWEQPLIKDQTTQDIYALYNKGGYYYLKQFDLNTGKTIQTLKLSNRYVDQLTIKDNYVYYIYRPFESLQKKYLYREELVR, encoded by the coding sequence ATGAAAAGATTATTACTTTATACATTATTGTTTGCTCATTCATTCATTCTTGCGCAAGATTATGGATTTGTTGTTCGGGGTAAAATTATTGACAACAACCTAATGCCTATTCCTGATGTAAAAATTAACACCAGCTCGAATCAAACGACAATTCGTTCCAATGAAAAAGGTGAATTTAAACTTAAAATCAATTACCCAAATGATCGCTACATTGTATTCAACCACGTTGGTTATATCAATGACACCCTGTTCTTTTCAGCAAGAAAAGCGAAAAAATACGCGAAGAAAGGTGAGGTAAAGCTCTCCATCAAATTAAGTGAGTTAGTTTTTAAAGAAGTTATTGTTACAGCAACAAGAGTTGATACCGTATACGGGAACCCGCTCTTCTCTATTCAGGATTATATGCTATTGGAAGATGATCAACTTTTGTTACTTACTTACAGTAAAAGCTTAAAAAAAGATGGGAAACTCATCTTAACAGATGCTCAACAACAAATAATTACAGAATATACCATTCCTGATCAGCCACGCTACCTTTACAAGGATTATGCTGGTACTTATTTTTTGGTTTGTACTGCCCATGTCTATCATATTCGAATTCATCGACAACAAATTAAATTAACTCCAATTCTAAAAGAAGATTTCTATGGGTTTTACCAACGAATTATCGACACTATACAGGACGATTTTTACTATTCTAACTTTTCAGAAAATTATCCAGCTGTAGATTTTTTAGTTACCAATCGTACAGACTCTGCCCATCATAAATTATGTAGTGTTCAAGATGATTTTATGATGGAACTTTATCGTGCCCAATATAAGTACGTTAGTGGACGAGAGAAACTCTGGGCTTATAGAAAAGAACAAGAAACAGGGATTGATAAAGAAATATGGATTGGAGCTGCTTCTTTTACGCAAGACTTTTTATATAAACCTGTATATGCTCCGTTATTTATCAGAGAAGATACTGTACTCATTTTTGATCAATACAAAAACTATATCTTTAAGTTCGATAGTGATCATGATCTTGTTGACTCTATCCCGTTTCAATTAAAGATAAAAGGAAGTAAAGAAAAATGGGAACAACCACTTATTAAAGACCAAACAACGCAAGATATCTATGCACTCTACAACAAAGGTGGTTATTACTACTTAAAACAATTTGACTTAAATACAGGTAAGACTATTCAGACATTAAAATTGAGTAATCGCTATGTAGATCAACTTACCATAAAAGACAATTATGTTTATTATATCTATCGCCCTTTTGAATCTTTACAAAAGAAATATTTATATCGTGAGGAGCTTGTCAGGTAA
- a CDS encoding YARHG domain-containing protein, protein MKNRLIKVGCIGIILLASCSTATQEESSTTHSKTSKEDNSKVEDVKRMSSENIQEAELEPEKEKQSLTLNAKNECYVGQFEALDFDYEKGGMRSNKITIQFDSIVGDTLIYGHSVVAGNLRPFSGEVKIRDGFLSIDVNEPGDDQYDGRFIMDLKETELSGKWYANNSQLKVPVREFELTNKVFEYNPDLMLEVGWFNLYEYGKTKEGKVLDEEGEDYYIDEVVETLTEASSNINASTKLLTKEEVENLYKTDLEIIRNTIYARHGYSFKNRKIRNIFDAYVDWYIPFSTDVSKELTAVELKNIELIKRYEQHAETYYDSFGR, encoded by the coding sequence ATGAAAAATAGATTAATTAAAGTTGGATGTATAGGAATAATACTATTGGCTAGTTGTTCAACAGCGACACAAGAAGAAAGTAGTACAACTCATTCGAAAACGAGTAAGGAAGACAATTCTAAAGTTGAAGATGTTAAAAGAATGAGCTCTGAAAATATTCAAGAAGCAGAGCTAGAGCCTGAAAAGGAGAAGCAAAGTTTGACTTTAAATGCAAAAAATGAATGTTATGTTGGTCAATTTGAAGCGTTAGATTTTGACTATGAAAAAGGAGGGATGCGTTCAAATAAAATAACCATTCAATTTGACTCAATTGTAGGAGATACGTTAATCTATGGTCATTCCGTAGTAGCAGGTAACTTAAGACCTTTTTCAGGAGAGGTAAAAATTCGAGATGGATTTTTGAGTATTGATGTAAATGAACCAGGTGATGATCAATATGATGGTAGGTTTATAATGGATTTAAAAGAGACTGAATTATCGGGGAAATGGTATGCTAATAACAGTCAATTAAAAGTCCCAGTTAGGGAGTTTGAGTTAACGAATAAAGTATTCGAGTATAATCCTGATTTGATGTTAGAAGTAGGATGGTTTAATTTATATGAGTATGGGAAAACAAAAGAGGGGAAAGTTTTAGATGAAGAGGGAGAGGATTATTACATTGATGAAGTTGTTGAAACATTAACAGAAGCATCTTCTAACATCAATGCTTCTACAAAGTTGTTGACAAAAGAAGAGGTTGAAAATTTATATAAAACAGATTTAGAGATTATTAGAAATACGATTTATGCTCGTCATGGGTACTCATTTAAAAATCGAAAAATCAGAAATATATTTGATGCTTATGTCGATTGGTATATTCCATTTTCAACAGATGTATCCAAGGAATTAACAGCTGTTGAATTAAAGAATATTGAGTTAATCAAGAGATATGAGCAACATGCAGAGACGTATTATGATTCTTTTGGGAGGTAA
- a CDS encoding DUF2306 domain-containing protein translates to MRNIFSIVLLIVYSFFCFLLLKITLQYIPVDTDVAFLRIKQDYIQMQHYRIAFFVHVFTSLLVLLAGYTQFSHFIYTQKPKIHRTMGWIYVAVTVLLAGPSGLIIGVYANGGLSSQIAFCLLAILWIYFTIKAVVSIRKRQLIQHKEWMIRSFSLALSAITLRAWKYIIVAIFHTRPMDTYMIVAWLGWVLNLIIAEYIIYKRRKNEK, encoded by the coding sequence ATGAGGAATATATTTTCAATAGTGTTGTTAATAGTATACAGTTTCTTTTGTTTTCTACTATTAAAAATAACCTTGCAATATATTCCTGTAGATACAGATGTTGCTTTTTTAAGAATCAAACAGGATTACATTCAGATGCAACATTATCGCATTGCATTTTTTGTACATGTATTTACATCTTTATTAGTCTTATTGGCTGGATATACACAGTTTAGTCATTTTATCTATACTCAAAAGCCGAAAATTCATAGAACTATGGGGTGGATCTATGTAGCTGTAACCGTTTTGTTAGCAGGCCCATCAGGACTGATTATTGGAGTTTATGCCAACGGAGGACTTTCATCTCAAATTGCATTTTGCTTGTTGGCAATTTTATGGATATATTTTACAATAAAAGCAGTAGTTAGCATTAGAAAAAGGCAGTTGATTCAGCATAAAGAATGGATGATAAGAAGTTTTTCTTTAGCTTTATCAGCAATTACATTGAGAGCATGGAAATATATAATTGTGGCTATTTTTCATACCCGACCAATGGATACCTATATGATAGTAGCTTGGTTAGGTTGGGTGTTAAATCTTATTATAGCAGAATATATCATTTACAAAAGAAGAAAAAATGAAAAATAG